A stretch of Pantoea sp. Lij88 DNA encodes these proteins:
- a CDS encoding ParB family protein — translation MSKPIQRIGRKFGDSAIANMIDSSSQSRTFTLKSGAKATFVRQLILHDDIETRTSVDPKINGRDQSTLTPESLQEITRTITLQQFFPAIGRVNGDKIEIMDGSRRRAACILSGASLEVLVTADELSLSDARQLAADIQTAKEHNLRELGLRFMLMNENGMSKSEIAKAEGISNAKVSRAFQAAAVPAEFIELFPVVSELTLQDYQLLLDVWEEAKAEAVEVSALVSEIQQRLHADDSLQTANADEKKSAILNGFKSARRQLKKPAPVSKTVTEKLATFTTANTYARRKTNDEKRTVQYEFSRLPKEIAEQIDASIRQILSTLK, via the coding sequence GTGAGCAAACCTATACAGCGCATTGGCCGCAAGTTTGGTGATTCTGCTATCGCGAACATGATCGACAGCAGCAGCCAGTCGCGCACCTTTACGCTGAAGTCGGGCGCGAAGGCGACATTTGTTCGCCAGCTCATCCTGCATGATGATATTGAAACCCGAACCAGCGTTGACCCCAAAATCAACGGCCGTGACCAGAGCACGCTGACGCCGGAATCGCTCCAGGAGATCACCCGTACCATTACCCTGCAGCAGTTTTTCCCGGCTATCGGTCGTGTCAACGGAGACAAAATTGAGATCATGGACGGCTCACGCCGCCGCGCCGCATGCATTCTTTCCGGTGCCAGTCTGGAAGTGCTGGTCACTGCGGATGAACTGAGCCTCAGCGATGCGCGTCAGCTGGCCGCGGATATTCAGACAGCGAAAGAGCATAACCTGCGAGAATTAGGTTTGCGCTTTATGCTGATGAACGAAAATGGCATGAGCAAATCGGAGATTGCTAAAGCAGAAGGTATCTCTAACGCGAAGGTCTCGCGTGCGTTCCAGGCGGCAGCCGTTCCCGCTGAGTTTATCGAGCTTTTCCCGGTCGTCTCCGAGCTGACCCTGCAGGATTACCAGTTGCTGCTTGATGTCTGGGAAGAAGCGAAAGCGGAAGCGGTAGAGGTCTCTGCGCTGGTCAGCGAGATCCAGCAAAGGCTGCATGCAGATGATTCCCTGCAAACTGCCAATGCGGATGAGAAGAAGAGCGCTATCCTGAATGGCTTCAAAAGCGCGCGTCGCCAGTTAAAGAAACCGGCGCCTGTCAGCAAGACGGTGACGGAAAAGCTGGCAACGTTTACCACGGCCAATACCTATGCGCGTCGTAAAACCAATGACGAGAAGCGCACCGTGCAGTATGAATTCAGTCGTCTGCCAAAAGAGATAGCTGAACAGATTGATGCATCGATCAGACAGATACTCTCTACACTGAAGTAA
- a CDS encoding aminoimidazole riboside kinase: MSVRVWCLGDAVVDLLPEMPGRLMQCPGGAPANVAVGIARLQGNSGFIGRVGADPFGEFMRQTLSEENVDTRYMIADSQHRTSTVVVGLDEQGERSFTFMVRPSADLFLEPSDLPAFQRGEWLHCCSIALAAEPSRRATLTAMQQIRAAGGHVSFDLNLREDLWPDPAQLHAVVNEALRHADVVKLSDEELDFLCPGQEPADSIPQLAARFSIRLLLVTRGREGVMACYQGQITHHATTPVDSVDTTGAGDAFVAGLLWGLAKSGLPADESQLAICLASAQRCGALATTAKGAMTALPWLHQLDDLAG; encoded by the coding sequence ATGTCTGTTCGCGTATGGTGCCTCGGGGATGCCGTGGTCGATTTACTGCCCGAAATGCCGGGACGCCTGATGCAGTGCCCTGGCGGAGCACCCGCTAATGTCGCCGTTGGAATTGCCCGTCTGCAAGGAAACAGCGGGTTTATTGGCCGGGTAGGCGCTGATCCCTTTGGTGAGTTTATGCGGCAGACGCTCAGTGAGGAGAACGTTGATACCCGCTATATGATCGCCGATTCACAGCACCGCACCTCAACCGTGGTGGTCGGACTGGATGAGCAGGGCGAGCGTTCCTTTACCTTTATGGTGCGGCCCAGTGCCGACCTGTTTCTTGAACCGTCGGACCTGCCCGCGTTTCAGCGTGGAGAGTGGCTGCACTGCTGTTCGATTGCCTTAGCGGCTGAACCTTCACGGAGGGCGACGCTGACTGCAATGCAACAGATCCGTGCGGCAGGCGGCCATGTCAGCTTCGATTTAAATCTGCGTGAAGACCTCTGGCCCGATCCGGCACAGCTGCATGCGGTGGTGAACGAGGCGCTCCGTCATGCCGATGTGGTCAAACTCTCCGACGAGGAACTCGATTTTCTCTGTCCGGGTCAGGAACCGGCCGACAGTATCCCGCAGCTGGCCGCGCGATTCAGCATTCGCTTATTACTGGTGACGCGGGGCAGGGAAGGGGTGATGGCCTGCTATCAGGGCCAGATAACCCACCATGCCACCACACCGGTAGACAGCGTCGACACGACCGGCGCAGGTGATGCCTTCGTGGCCGGATTACTCTGGGGACTGGCGAAGTCGGGTCTGCCTGCCGATGAATCGCAGCTGGCCATTTGTCTTGCCAGTGCACAACGCTGTGGCGCACTGGCAACCACGGCGAAAGGTGCCATGACAGCACTTCCATGGCTCCACCAGCTTGACGATCTGGCCGGCTAA
- a CDS encoding carbohydrate porin encodes MKKSTLAVALSTLFLSTSVWADPSMSSIEARLAAMEQRLQAAEQRANAAETRAEVAEKQAQQLAAIQQQNQTSTAEVAQRTAKLEQKSADEGGFEFHGYARSGLLMNSSAAKTQGGPTVTPAGETGGHVGRLGNEPDTYVELNLEHKQTLDNGATTRFKAMLADGQRTYNDWTAASSDLNLRQAFVELGQLPTFTGAFDNATVWAGKRFDRDNFDIHWIDSDVVFLAGTGAGIYDMKWSDQARSNISLYGRTFGDIENNENTAQNYILSLNNFVGPVQMMISGMRAKDNDDRRDIDGLRVKNDAAETGVHALLGLHNDSFYGLTEGTSKTALLYGHGLGAEVKSIGSDGALLPEANTWRLASYGITPLGGGWHIAPAVLAQRSDDRYVKGDSYDWATVNLRLIQEITRNFEMQYEGSYQYMDLRPEGYNNRNAVSGSFTKLTVAPTLKAGDVGDFLKRPEIRLFATWMNWDHRLDNYASDDAFGSKGFDAGGEWNFGVQMETWF; translated from the coding sequence ATGAAAAAAAGCACGTTAGCAGTCGCCCTCTCTACGCTATTCCTTTCCACATCCGTCTGGGCCGATCCCAGCATGAGCAGCATCGAAGCACGCCTTGCGGCGATGGAGCAGCGACTGCAGGCAGCCGAGCAGCGGGCAAATGCCGCCGAAACCCGCGCTGAGGTCGCCGAGAAGCAGGCTCAGCAGCTGGCGGCAATACAGCAACAGAACCAGACCTCCACCGCTGAAGTCGCTCAGCGCACCGCGAAGCTGGAACAAAAATCTGCCGATGAAGGGGGCTTTGAGTTTCACGGTTATGCCCGTTCCGGATTGCTGATGAACAGCTCAGCCGCCAAAACGCAGGGGGGACCGACAGTCACCCCGGCTGGAGAAACCGGCGGTCACGTCGGGCGTCTGGGTAATGAGCCGGATACTTACGTTGAACTCAATCTCGAACATAAGCAGACGCTGGACAATGGCGCCACCACCCGCTTCAAAGCGATGCTGGCCGATGGACAGCGCACTTACAACGACTGGACGGCTGCCAGCAGCGATCTCAACCTGCGTCAGGCGTTTGTTGAGCTCGGTCAGCTTCCGACTTTCACCGGCGCGTTCGATAACGCAACGGTGTGGGCCGGTAAGCGTTTTGATCGTGATAACTTTGATATTCACTGGATCGACTCCGATGTGGTGTTCCTTGCCGGTACCGGTGCCGGTATTTACGACATGAAATGGAGCGATCAGGCGCGCAGCAACATATCGCTGTATGGCCGCACCTTTGGCGACATCGAAAACAATGAAAACACCGCGCAGAACTACATCCTGTCGCTGAATAACTTTGTCGGCCCGGTGCAGATGATGATCAGCGGTATGCGGGCGAAAGATAACGATGATCGCCGTGATATCGACGGGCTCAGAGTCAAAAACGATGCGGCAGAAACCGGCGTACATGCGCTGCTGGGCCTGCATAACGACAGTTTTTATGGCCTGACAGAGGGCACATCGAAAACGGCACTGCTCTATGGCCATGGGCTGGGTGCAGAGGTGAAGTCGATCGGATCTGATGGCGCACTGTTGCCGGAAGCGAACACCTGGCGTCTGGCGAGTTACGGTATTACCCCGCTGGGCGGTGGCTGGCACATTGCGCCTGCCGTGCTGGCCCAGCGCAGTGACGATCGTTACGTCAAAGGTGACAGCTATGACTGGGCGACAGTCAACCTGCGCCTGATTCAGGAAATCACCCGGAACTTTGAGATGCAGTATGAAGGCTCTTATCAGTACATGGACCTGCGTCCGGAAGGCTACAACAACCGTAATGCGGTCAGCGGCAGCTTCACCAAACTCACCGTTGCACCCACCCTGAAAGCCGGTGATGTCGGTGACTTCCTTAAGCGTCCTGAAATTCGTCTGTTTGCAACCTGGATGAACTGGGATCACCGGCTGGATAACTATGCCAGTGACGACGCGTTCGGCAGTAAAGGCTTCGACGCCGGTGGCGAATGGAACTTTGGCGTACAGATGGAAACCTGGTTCTGA
- a CDS encoding sucrose-specific PTS transporter subunit IIBC → MDYVKISRALLPLLGGKENIASAAHCATRLRLVLADDEKADTTAIGRIEGVKGCFRNAGQLQVIFGTGVVNKVYAAFIAEAGISESSKSEAADIAARKLNPFQRIARLLSNIFVPIIPAIVASGLLMGLLGMVKTYGWVNPENALYIMLDMCSSAAFIILPILIGFTAAREFGGNPFLGATLGGILTHPALTNAWGVAAGFHTMNFFGIEVAMIGYQGTVFPVLLAVWFMSMLEKQLRRVIPDALDLILTPFLTVIISGFIALLIIGPAGRMLGDGISFVLSTLIAHAGWLAGLVFGGLYSVIVITGVHHSFHAIEAGLLGNPSIGVNFLLPIWAMANVAQGGACLAVWFKTRDAKIKAISLPSAFSALLGITEAAIFGINLRFMKPFIAGLVGGALGGAWVVSVHVYMTAVGLTGLPGMAIVQAGSLLNYVIGMAIAFTTAFVISYLLKYKTDSE, encoded by the coding sequence ATGGACTATGTAAAAATATCGCGGGCCCTGCTGCCGCTGCTGGGTGGCAAAGAGAACATCGCCAGCGCGGCTCACTGTGCGACCCGGCTGCGGCTGGTGCTGGCAGATGATGAGAAAGCGGACACCACTGCGATTGGCCGGATTGAAGGCGTTAAAGGCTGCTTCCGCAATGCGGGACAGCTTCAGGTTATCTTCGGTACCGGGGTAGTGAACAAGGTCTACGCCGCCTTTATCGCCGAGGCGGGTATCAGCGAATCGAGCAAGTCTGAGGCCGCTGATATTGCAGCGCGTAAGCTTAATCCTTTCCAGCGCATTGCCCGCCTGCTGTCGAATATCTTTGTGCCGATCATTCCGGCGATTGTGGCATCAGGTCTGCTGATGGGCCTGCTGGGGATGGTCAAAACCTACGGCTGGGTCAATCCGGAAAATGCGCTCTATATCATGCTGGATATGTGCAGCTCGGCGGCCTTCATCATCCTGCCGATCCTGATTGGCTTTACTGCAGCCCGCGAGTTTGGCGGTAACCCGTTTCTGGGCGCGACCCTGGGCGGCATTCTGACACACCCGGCGCTGACCAATGCCTGGGGCGTCGCAGCCGGTTTCCACACTATGAACTTCTTCGGCATTGAAGTGGCGATGATTGGCTATCAGGGCACGGTATTCCCGGTGCTGCTGGCGGTGTGGTTTATGAGTATGCTGGAAAAGCAGCTGCGTCGGGTCATCCCGGATGCGCTTGATCTGATCCTGACGCCGTTCCTGACGGTGATTATCTCCGGTTTCATTGCGCTCCTGATTATCGGACCCGCGGGTCGTATGTTGGGTGATGGCATCTCATTTGTCCTCAGCACACTGATTGCGCATGCCGGCTGGCTGGCAGGACTGGTATTTGGCGGGCTCTATTCGGTGATTGTCATCACCGGCGTCCATCACAGCTTCCATGCGATTGAAGCGGGGCTGCTGGGTAATCCTTCGATTGGCGTGAACTTCCTGTTGCCAATCTGGGCAATGGCGAACGTGGCGCAGGGCGGTGCCTGTCTGGCTGTGTGGTTCAAAACCCGCGATGCGAAGATCAAAGCGATTTCGCTGCCCTCCGCGTTTTCAGCGCTGCTGGGGATCACCGAGGCGGCCATTTTTGGTATTAACCTGCGGTTTATGAAACCCTTTATCGCCGGATTAGTCGGTGGCGCGCTGGGTGGCGCCTGGGTCGTCTCAGTACACGTCTATATGACTGCGGTCGGGCTGACCGGTCTGCCGGGCATGGCGATTGTGCAGGCGGGCTCTCTGCTCAATTATGTAATTGGCATGGCAATCGCGTTCACAACCGCGTTTGTGATCTCTTATCTGCTCAAATACAAAACGGATTCAGAATAA
- a CDS encoding sucrose-6-phosphate hydrolase: protein MASSTRLAAILQAVMQGMPKALSDSHYPGWHLAPVTGLLNDPNGFIHFDGHYHLFYQWNALGCAHQHKCWGHWRSADLLHWEHQPIALMPDEEYDRSGCYSGSAVDDNGVLTLIYTGNVKFDDGSRTAWQCLAQQNSAGGFDKLGPVIGVPEGYTGHVRDPKVWRHEDHWYMVLAAQNSQLQGRVLLLRSETLREWENLGEIAGSERGGLDAAGYMWECPDMFTLGDSTYLICCPQGVAPEEKRYLNSHACAWLSGSLDYQQPAYQHGPLNEMDAGFEFYAPQTTLTADGRRLLVGWMGTPDGEEMAQPTVAQGWIHQMTCVRELSSRNGRLFQQPIAELQALREGEQHYKGRADDAPPIGAQRLELELELESQGDIELNFADTLILTWQQNELRLARRSLVTGKWTYRYWSGAARRLQILCDHSSVEIFINEGKGVMSSRYFPDQPALLTLRGYAEVQARYWSLRRCMVE, encoded by the coding sequence ATGGCCTCATCAACACGTCTTGCCGCCATTCTGCAGGCGGTGATGCAAGGTATGCCAAAGGCGCTCAGCGACAGCCACTACCCCGGCTGGCATCTGGCGCCGGTAACCGGGCTGCTTAACGATCCCAACGGCTTCATCCATTTCGACGGTCACTATCATCTCTTCTACCAGTGGAACGCGCTGGGCTGTGCGCATCAGCATAAATGCTGGGGACACTGGCGCTCAGCCGATCTGCTGCACTGGGAGCATCAGCCCATCGCCCTGATGCCGGATGAGGAATATGACCGCAGCGGCTGCTACTCCGGCAGCGCGGTAGACGATAACGGGGTGCTGACGCTGATCTACACCGGCAATGTAAAGTTCGATGATGGCTCGCGGACTGCGTGGCAGTGCCTGGCGCAGCAGAACAGCGCGGGCGGTTTTGACAAACTCGGCCCGGTCATCGGCGTGCCGGAGGGCTACACCGGCCACGTTCGCGATCCCAAAGTGTGGCGTCACGAAGATCACTGGTACATGGTACTGGCCGCGCAGAATAGCCAACTGCAGGGCAGGGTACTGCTGTTGCGTTCTGAGACGCTGCGGGAGTGGGAGAACCTCGGCGAGATTGCGGGCAGTGAGCGGGGCGGTCTGGACGCCGCAGGCTACATGTGGGAGTGCCCGGATATGTTCACGCTTGGCGACAGCACATATCTGATCTGCTGTCCGCAGGGCGTCGCGCCCGAAGAGAAGCGTTATCTGAACAGTCACGCCTGCGCCTGGCTGAGTGGCTCACTGGATTATCAGCAGCCCGCCTATCAGCACGGCCCGCTGAACGAAATGGATGCCGGGTTTGAATTTTATGCGCCGCAGACCACGCTGACCGCGGATGGCCGGCGTCTGCTGGTGGGCTGGATGGGGACGCCGGACGGTGAAGAGATGGCCCAGCCAACCGTCGCACAGGGCTGGATCCATCAGATGACTTGCGTGCGTGAACTCAGCTCACGCAACGGCCGGCTCTTTCAGCAGCCAATTGCGGAACTGCAGGCGTTGCGGGAGGGAGAGCAACACTATAAGGGTCGGGCCGATGATGCACCGCCGATCGGCGCGCAGCGGCTGGAGCTGGAGTTAGAGCTGGAAAGTCAGGGCGACATCGAACTCAACTTTGCCGATACGCTGATCCTGACGTGGCAGCAGAATGAACTGCGGCTGGCCCGTCGTAGCCTGGTGACGGGAAAATGGACATACCGCTACTGGTCCGGCGCAGCCCGCCGGTTGCAGATCCTGTGTGACCACTCCAGCGTTGAGATCTTCATCAACGAGGGGAAAGGGGTGATGAGCAGCCGCTATTTTCCGGACCAGCCGGCGCTGCTGACTCTGCGCGGGTACGCAGAAGTGCAGGCCCGCTACTGGTCGTTACGTCGCTGCATGGTAGAATAA
- a CDS encoding substrate-binding domain-containing protein, whose product MRKTKRVTISDIAGLAGVSKATASLVLNGRGEELRVAKETRERVLTLAREHHYQPSIHARMLHDARSHTLGLVVPEITNHGFAAFSHALENLCRAAGLQLLISCTDENAGQEMAVVNNLVARQVDGLIVASSMLSDSDYVSLSEQLPVLLFDRHMNNTTLPWVITDSVTPTAELVEKLARACPEEIYFMGGQSELSPTQDRLAGFREGLTRAGVTLQPEWIIQGDYHPGSGYEMFAALCDRLGRPPKAMFTAACGLLEGVLRYMSEHNLLTSDIRIASFDDHYLYDSLSIPIDTVEQNVPALAQACFSMLTTMIAGEDPVNSQLILPATLRLRG is encoded by the coding sequence GTGAGAAAAACAAAACGCGTTACCATCAGTGACATCGCCGGGCTGGCTGGGGTTTCAAAAGCCACTGCCAGCCTGGTGCTCAACGGCCGTGGTGAAGAGTTACGGGTCGCGAAGGAGACGCGTGAGCGGGTTCTGACACTGGCCCGCGAACACCATTATCAGCCCAGCATCCACGCCCGGATGCTGCATGACGCCCGCAGTCATACGCTGGGGCTGGTGGTGCCGGAAATCACCAACCACGGTTTTGCGGCCTTTTCTCATGCGCTGGAAAATCTCTGTCGCGCAGCTGGTCTGCAGCTGCTGATCTCCTGCACCGACGAAAATGCCGGTCAGGAGATGGCCGTGGTCAACAACCTGGTGGCGCGTCAGGTTGACGGGCTGATTGTCGCCTCCAGTATGCTGAGCGACAGCGACTACGTCAGCCTCAGCGAACAGCTGCCGGTGCTGCTGTTTGACCGCCACATGAACAACACGACGCTGCCGTGGGTCATCACTGACTCAGTGACGCCGACTGCTGAGCTGGTTGAAAAGCTGGCTCGCGCCTGTCCGGAGGAGATTTACTTTATGGGCGGACAGTCCGAACTCTCCCCGACCCAGGATCGTCTGGCGGGATTCAGAGAGGGACTGACGCGGGCGGGCGTGACGCTGCAGCCGGAGTGGATTATTCAGGGTGATTACCATCCTGGCAGTGGCTATGAGATGTTTGCCGCGCTCTGTGATCGGCTGGGGCGTCCACCTAAAGCGATGTTTACCGCCGCCTGCGGCCTGCTGGAAGGGGTGCTGCGCTACATGAGCGAGCATAACCTGCTGACCAGTGACATCCGTATCGCCAGTTTCGATGACCACTATCTCTATGACTCCCTCTCCATTCCGATCGACACAGTAGAGCAGAATGTTCCGGCACTCGCGCAGGCCTGTTTCTCGATGCTGACCACGATGATTGCGGGAGAGGATCCGGTCAACAGCCAGCTCATCCTGCCAGCCACGCTGCGGCTTCGCGGCTAA
- a CDS encoding cytochrome P450 has protein sequence MQLHELMNPDYADNPFPLYRKLHRQGPLIPAGDKIIISGSHAVVDALLNDRRVGKNYMESVRLRFGDDAADMPLFQGISRMFLVLNAPDHNRLRALVMKAFSAREIKPLREMALTVAHELVDKVADRRTCDLAQAFAFPLPVRIICRMLDVPESDAPELGRLTSALVNVFDPQISQADLLEAADAFAVLESYFSALIVSRRESNASDLVSLFLRSGSDGDRLSHDEIIANVILLFITGHETTSNMLCNTLLALHDHPQELACLKQNHALIPNAIEECLRYDSSVQLLNRTTLEELEVAGQLIPPGTRFFLSLGAANHDPLVFTSPERVNIRRHEGRCLAFGGGIHHCMGYRLALAEMEMALEVLLTRLPEMQPVTAGVRRNHRANLRGVSALPVEW, from the coding sequence ATGCAGCTTCATGAACTCATGAATCCCGACTACGCTGACAATCCCTTTCCGCTTTATCGGAAACTCCATAGGCAGGGACCGCTGATCCCTGCCGGAGATAAGATCATCATCAGCGGCAGTCACGCAGTGGTGGATGCCCTGCTGAACGATCGGCGGGTCGGTAAGAATTACATGGAAAGTGTCAGGCTGAGATTTGGTGATGACGCCGCCGATATGCCGCTGTTTCAGGGGATCAGCAGAATGTTTCTGGTGCTCAACGCGCCGGATCATAACCGGTTAAGAGCGCTGGTCATGAAGGCGTTCAGCGCCAGGGAGATTAAACCCCTCAGGGAGATGGCGCTGACGGTCGCTCATGAACTGGTGGATAAGGTGGCAGACCGCCGCACCTGCGATCTGGCTCAGGCTTTCGCTTTTCCGCTACCGGTGCGCATCATCTGCAGGATGCTGGATGTCCCGGAGTCGGATGCACCTGAACTGGGCCGTCTTACCTCCGCGCTGGTCAACGTTTTTGACCCGCAAATCAGCCAGGCGGATCTGCTGGAAGCCGCTGACGCGTTTGCCGTGCTGGAAAGTTATTTCAGCGCACTGATTGTCTCCCGCCGTGAGAGCAACGCCAGTGATCTGGTGTCGCTTTTTCTGCGCAGCGGCAGTGATGGCGACCGGCTAAGCCACGATGAGATCATCGCCAATGTGATACTGCTGTTTATAACCGGTCATGAAACTACGTCAAATATGCTCTGCAACACCCTTCTGGCTCTGCATGACCATCCCCAGGAACTGGCGTGTCTGAAGCAGAATCATGCACTGATACCCAATGCCATAGAGGAGTGTCTGCGTTACGACAGTTCGGTGCAGTTGCTCAACCGCACCACTCTGGAAGAGCTTGAGGTCGCCGGTCAGCTCATCCCGCCCGGAACCCGCTTCTTTCTGAGTCTGGGTGCAGCCAATCACGATCCGCTGGTCTTTACCTCGCCGGAGCGGGTGAATATCCGGCGGCATGAGGGACGCTGTCTGGCATTCGGCGGCGGGATCCATCACTGCATGGGCTACCGGCTGGCGCTGGCGGAAATGGAGATGGCGTTAGAAGTCTTGCTGACAAGATTGCCAGAGATGCAGCCCGTGACTGCTGGCGTTCGCCGCAATCACAGGGCCAATCTGCGCGGCGTCAGCGCCCTGCCGGTTGAGTGGTGA
- a CDS encoding chorismate mutase has protein sequence MTHFVAIFFSSLFMCSNVFAGSVSSVSLGSLSSALNERMQVMKAVAGYKALHHLPIEDLPREQVVLDHMLQNAQQAGLEPHSVEPFVHALMNASKAIQYRYRADWLSAPDSGLPVTDLAETRKQIEQLDTQLLTAISQRLMTGTFSQEDKAFLMSQLTAPHLSESDKNSLFAALSRIQRLH, from the coding sequence ATGACTCACTTTGTGGCAATTTTTTTCTCTTCACTTTTTATGTGCAGTAACGTTTTTGCAGGTTCGGTTTCATCGGTTTCTCTTGGATCACTCTCCTCCGCATTAAACGAACGTATGCAGGTGATGAAAGCCGTAGCGGGTTATAAAGCACTGCATCATCTGCCCATCGAAGATCTGCCGCGCGAGCAGGTGGTGCTGGATCATATGCTGCAGAACGCTCAGCAGGCCGGGCTTGAGCCGCACTCCGTGGAGCCGTTTGTTCACGCGCTGATGAATGCCAGCAAAGCGATTCAGTATCGCTATCGGGCTGACTGGCTCTCAGCACCGGACAGTGGCCTTCCGGTCACGGATCTTGCCGAGACCCGCAAGCAGATAGAGCAGCTGGATACCCAGCTCCTGACGGCAATCAGCCAGCGCCTGATGACCGGCACCTTCTCGCAGGAGGACAAAGCGTTTCTGATGTCACAACTCACCGCTCCCCACCTCAGTGAAAGTGATAAAAACAGCCTTTTCGCTGCCCTTTCCCGCATTCAGCGTTTGCATTAA
- a CDS encoding zinc-dependent alcohol dehydrogenase, protein MRALCWNGVNDLSVETVADPGLINPHDAIIRVSLTTTCGSDLHVIDGLIPSMREGDILGHEFMGEVVEVGSAVKNIRRGDRVVVPSFISCGSCWYCQHQLPSCCDNTHPQWEKGETVLGHATGGIYAYSHAFGGYAGSHAEYVRVPFADNDCFVVPEGVTDEQALFLSDAAPTGYMGADFCNIHPGDTVVVWGCGGVGLMAQQSAWLMGAHQVIGIDRYPERLAMARDFAGSLTLDYTKVDVNEALLELTGGRGPDSCIDAVGMEARGEGLSQVYDKTKQMLHLETDVGAALRQALYSCRKGGNIAILGVYGVMDKFPLGLLINKSLTIRTAQQHGQRYMHRLLEHVARNELNPAFMATHRFPLEEAPRGYEMFKHKEDGCVRAVFVP, encoded by the coding sequence ATGCGCGCACTCTGCTGGAATGGTGTTAACGATTTAAGCGTTGAAACCGTGGCCGATCCCGGCCTGATCAATCCCCACGACGCGATCATTCGCGTCAGCCTTACCACCACCTGCGGCTCCGATCTGCACGTGATTGACGGCCTTATCCCGAGTATGCGGGAGGGCGACATCCTGGGTCATGAATTCATGGGCGAGGTGGTGGAAGTCGGCAGCGCGGTAAAAAATATCCGGCGCGGCGATCGGGTGGTGGTGCCCTCCTTTATCTCCTGTGGCTCCTGCTGGTATTGCCAGCATCAGTTGCCTTCCTGCTGTGACAATACTCACCCGCAGTGGGAGAAAGGCGAAACGGTGCTGGGCCATGCGACAGGTGGCATTTACGCTTACAGCCACGCATTTGGCGGGTATGCCGGCTCACACGCTGAATATGTTCGTGTGCCTTTTGCCGACAATGATTGTTTCGTGGTGCCTGAAGGCGTCACCGATGAGCAGGCGCTGTTTCTCTCCGATGCGGCCCCAACCGGCTATATGGGGGCCGATTTCTGTAATATTCATCCGGGTGACACGGTGGTGGTCTGGGGCTGTGGCGGCGTCGGCCTGATGGCGCAGCAAAGCGCGTGGCTCATGGGGGCACATCAGGTGATCGGTATTGATCGCTATCCTGAACGACTGGCTATGGCACGCGACTTTGCGGGCAGCCTGACGCTGGATTACACCAAAGTCGATGTTAACGAAGCGCTGCTGGAATTAACCGGCGGGCGCGGCCCGGACAGCTGTATTGATGCGGTCGGTATGGAGGCGCGTGGCGAAGGGTTAAGTCAGGTCTATGACAAGACGAAACAGATGCTGCATCTTGAAACAGATGTCGGCGCGGCGTTGCGTCAGGCACTCTATAGCTGCCGTAAAGGCGGTAACATCGCCATTCTCGGGGTGTATGGTGTGATGGATAAGTTCCCGCTGGGACTGCTGATCAACAAGAGCCTGACCATTCGTACCGCCCAGCAGCATGGGCAACGTTATATGCATCGTCTGCTGGAACATGTTGCCAGAAACGAACTGAATCCGGCTTTTATGGCAACGCATCGCTTCCCGCTGGAAGAAGCCCCACGGGGCTATGAGATGTTCAAGCACAAAGAAGATGGCTGCGTTCGTGCCGTATTCGTTCCCTGA
- a CDS encoding SRPBCC family protein, whose protein sequence is MTTLSETTTGDHTLTLRRWITVGLPATDLFALWLDPDTLPRIMSHFASVTPINKSDAHWQIQGPLGKHYRWETRIIEAQPGEIIAWRSLDGADIPNEGELRMRPAPGDWGTELALTLHFTPPGGALGKKVTTLFDLLPKEVASKALHRFKSLAETGEIPTLQGQPAGRHSERQDKEV, encoded by the coding sequence TTGACAACTCTATCAGAGACCACCACGGGTGATCATACCCTCACCCTGCGACGCTGGATTACTGTCGGTCTGCCCGCCACGGATCTTTTTGCACTGTGGCTGGATCCCGATACGCTGCCGCGCATCATGAGCCACTTCGCCAGCGTAACGCCGATTAACAAAAGCGATGCGCACTGGCAGATTCAGGGGCCGCTGGGTAAGCACTACCGCTGGGAGACCCGCATTATTGAAGCACAGCCGGGCGAAATTATCGCCTGGCGCTCCCTTGACGGTGCTGACATCCCCAATGAAGGTGAGCTGCGGATGCGCCCGGCGCCGGGTGACTGGGGCACTGAACTGGCGCTGACGCTGCACTTCACCCCGCCCGGTGGCGCGCTGGGAAAAAAGGTGACGACGTTGTTTGATCTGCTGCCGAAAGAGGTGGCCAGCAAAGCGTTACATCGCTTTAAAAGTCTGGCTGAGACCGGTGAAATCCCAACGCTGCAGGGGCAGCCTGCGGGCCGCCATAGCGAACGTCAGGATAAGGAGGTGTAA